The Deltaproteobacteria bacterium region GGTTGATCTTCGGGAACGCCATGTCGTCGGCGCCGATCATCAGCGGGATCAGGAAGTTCCCGAACGCCGCGATCAGCACCGGCATCGCGAACCAGAAGATCATGATCGCGCCGTGGTTGGTGATCAGCGCGTTGTACTCGTTGGGCGACACCAGCCCGAAGCCGGGGACCGACATGCCGGGGAAGGCGAGCTGGCTGCGGAACACGTAGGCGAAGAAGCCGCCGAGCAGCGCCATCGCCGAGCCGGTGAAGAGGTACTGCATGGCGATCATCTTGTGGTCGGTCGACCACAGGTACTTCGCGACGAAGCCGGGCTCGTGGTGCTCGTGCGCGTGCTCGGGTGCATGTCCGACGGGGATCGTCTCGGCCATCTCGGCTCCTCGTCTCGCTCAGCGGCCCGCGACGGCGGCGACGGACACCGTCGAGTTCGCCGCGATCCAGGCGGCGTGCTGCTCGGAGGTCTCGATGTGGATGCGCGCCGGCATCAGCCCGTGGCCGATGCCGCAGATCTCGGCGCACTGGACGTCGTGCTCGCCGGTCTTCGTGGGCTGGAACCAGCCCGTGATCACGCGGCCCGGGATCGCGTCCTGCTTGAGCCGGAACACCGGGACCGAGAAGCTGTGCAGGACGTCCCGGGAGGTGAGCTGGAAGTGGTAGAGCCGGTCCACCTCGACGTGCAGCTCGTTGACCTTGCGGATGTCGTCGGCGCTGTCGAGCTTCCCGTCCGGCCCGGGGTGCGTGAAGATCCACGCCCACTGCGCCCCCTCCACGCGCACCACCTGCTGGGTGGGCGCCGTGGGCAGGTCCTGCTTCACCTGGTGCCAGGCCCGCACCGCGAAGAAGACGATGAAGACGTCGCAGACGAGCACCAGCAGGTGCGGGACCGTGATCCAGCGCTTCTCGCTCTGGAGCTCGCCGGTCACGTACTGCGCCTTGCGGCCCTCCCGCTTGCGGAAGCGCAGGATCAGCCCGAAGAAGATGGCCTCCGAGAGGACGAACCAGAATCCCACCAGCCAGAAGATCAGCGAGAACAGGAAGTCGATCTCGGTCGCGGAGGTGGAGGCGGCGGGCAGGAGGCGCTCGATCATGCCGGACTCCTCAGAGGACGAAGAGGAAGACGAAGGCGACGAAGGCGCCGATCAGGGCGGAGGTGATCAGGAAGGTCCGGAAGGCCAGGTCCTCGGGTGCGTATTGCTTCGCCATCTCCGCCTCAGGGTGCGGGCTGCGCGGACGCCTGCGCGGCGCCGAGCGACCGGATGTACGCGATCACGTCCTTCATCGCCTGCTCGTCGGGCAGCGTCGCCGCCATGCCGCGCATGAGCTGGGCGTTGGCGTTGCGCGGATCGCTGCTGCGGACGCCGGACTTGTAGCGCTCGAGCGACGAGAGCAGGTACCAGTCGCTCTCCGCGGTCAGGGGCGGCGCGTTGAGCGCCTGGTTGCCCTTCCCGTCCGCGCCGTGGCAGGCGGTGCAGACCTGGTAGAAGGCGGCGCCCTTGGCGGGATCGCCGTCGGTGAAGGTCGGCTCCGGCACCGCGACCGGGAGCTTCGCGATGTAGGCGACCACCGCCTGCATCTCGGCGTCCGCGAGCGCGCCGGCGAAGCTCCTCGCCATCGCGAACATGCGCAGGCCCGGGGTGTCGTCGGGGTGCATCCCGCGCAGGCCAGCGTGGAAGTTGCGGAGCTGGCCGAGCAGGTACCACTCGGGAAGGCCGGTCAGGTTCGGTGCCAGGAAGAGCTCGCGGCCGCCCGCGTCCGCGCCGTGGCACTGGGCGCAGAGCTGGAAGAGCTCCGCGCCGTCCGGCCCCTCCGCCTGCACCGGCGCCGCGGCCAGGGCTGCGAGCGCCAGCGCGGCTCCGAGAGTTCTCGAGAACGTCGCTCCCATGCTTGGTCGGGTCCCCGATCCCGCCGCCCACCCCCCGCAAGCGGGCTCGCGGGGCGAGGCGGCCATGAGGTGATGCAGCCCGCGAGGAGGAGCTGCGAACGCGCCGATGCCCGTCACGGTGCCGACGGGAGGTAGCAGCCCGCGCCGCCGGAGACAAGGTCCGAAACACGACTCAATCCCGTGGAATCATGACGGATTCAGGTGATGGAGGAGCAGGTAGATCAGCACGCCGGTCCCGGACACGTACATCCAGACCGGCCACGCCCAGCGCGCGAGCCGCCGGTGCCACCCGATCCGGCCGCTCGCGGCCAGGACGATCAGCGCGATCGCCAGCAGCGGGACCAGGCTCGCGAGCGTCACGTGGGAGAAGAGCAGCGCCAGGTAGGCCGTCTTGGCGGGACCCGTGGCGTGGAAGGTGGTGTTCTCGAAGCCCCGCGACCACTTGTGGAGGAGGTAGAGGGCGAGGAACAGCGTCGAGACGGCGAAGGCGGCCGTCATGGTGCGCCGGTGCTCCGCGACGCGGTGGGCGCGGATCAGGAGGCGCCCGCGCAGCAGCAGGAGCGCCGCAGCCGCATTCAGGCTCGCGTTCACGGCGGGCAGGAAGGAGAGATCCAAGCGCCCGCGCCTCAGGCCAGCCGGGGCTCGCCCACCGGCTCCGGTGGCGCGACCCGCTCCGGCAGCCGCCGGCCCAGCCAGACCAAGCCCAGGAGCAGTGCGCCCGCCAACAGGAACGGGGCCGCGATCGCGCGGTCGTAGAGGACCCCGGCGGCCAGGGGCCCGATCACGCGTGCGAGCGAGGCCGCGGACTGGAACGAGCCCATGACGGCGCCGCGCCCGCCCGCCGGCGCCGCCAGCGAGGCGAGACTCATCAGGGCCGGCTGCGCGACGCCGCGGCCGACCGCCGCCGCCGCGAGGCCGGCGCTGAGCCAGACCACGGTCGGCAGCTCGGGGAGCACGAAGAACGCGAGCGCCAGGAGCGCGCTGCCCCCCGCCACCAGCGTGCGCTCCGGGAAGCGCGCCGAGAGCGACCGCATCGCCCCGCCCTGCACGGCGCCCATCAGCACCGCCATGGCCACGAGCAGGAAGCCGACGTCGCGAACCCCCCAGCCGAAGCGGTCGTTCATGAAGTACTGGAAGACCGTCTCGAGCTGCGTCACCGCGAGCGTGAAGACCAGGTTCGCGGCGCACAGCCGCCGCACCCGCGGGTCGCGCAGCATCGCGAAGCGGCGGGCGCCGGCGGGGCGGACGCCCGTCGGATCCTCCTGCTCCGCGGCTGCGTGCGCCGGCGGCTCGCGCAGCCAGACCAGGGCCTGCACCCAGTTGGCAGCGGCGAGCCCGGCCGCGACGAACATCGGCAGGGCGTAGCTGATCGGGCCGAGCAGGCTCCCGATCACCGGCCCGAGCACGAAGCCCACCCCGAACGAGGCGCCGAGGAGCCCCATCCAGCGCGTCCGCTCCGACTCGTCGGTGGCGTCGGCGATGTATGCCGATGCCACCCCGAGGTTCGCCGCGAAGGCCCCGGCCGCCACGCGGGTCGCCAGGATCCACGGCACCGTCGTCGCGAAGCCGAGCGCCGCCAGCGAGACGGCCGTCCCCGCGATCGTGAAGAGCAGCACCTGGCGCCGCCCGATCCGGTCCGAGAGCCGGCCCCAGAGCGGCGCGCACACGAACTGTGCCGCCGCATAGCCCATGGCGATCAGGCCGAGCTGGGTCGCACTGGCACCCTGCTCCTTCACGAGGAAGGGCAGCACCGGCACCACGATCCCGAAGCCGATCAGGTCGACCACCACGACGCCGAACAGGACGCCGAGGGTGGCTCGCGAGCGGTCGGCGGAAATGGCAGGCCTCGCGGAATGCGCTCAGAGCCGCGCGAGCAGGTCCACGTTGAGCGCGAGGAAGAGCGCGAAGAGCAGCACGAGCGAGACACGGAAGACGCGCTGTGCGGCGGCGTCGTCCCGGGCGCGCAGCAGGCGGACGATCGACGCCACGAACCAGGCGTTCGCGCCGAGCGCCACCGCCAGGTAGAACGGGCCGGCGAAGCCGAGGGCCCACGGCCCGAGCGTGACCGGAACCAGCCCGACCGCGTACGCGAGCATCCGCCGGCGGGTCGCCTCCTCGCCGATCACGCTCGGCAGCATCGGGATGCCGGCGGCCTCGTAGTCGCGCCGGCGGTACAGCGCGATCGCCCACACGTGCGGCGGCTGCCAGAAGAAGACGATCGCGAACAGGCACAGGCCGGCGGCGGTGACGGTCCCGTGGACGGCGACGTCGGCGATCAGGGGAGCTGCGGCGCCGGCGGCGCCGCCGATCACCACGTTCCAGGGCGAGCGGGGCTTGAGCCAGATGGTGTACACGAACACGTAGAAGAGGATGCTGGCCACGCCGACCGCCGCGGCGGCGGGGCCCGCGAGCGCCAGGAGGAGCCCCGTGGAGAGCGCGCCGAGCAGCAGCCCGAAGGCCAGCGCCGCGCGCGGCGAGAGGCGGCCGGCCGGGAGCGGCCGGTTGCGCGTGCGCTCCATCCGCGCGTCCCGGTCGCGCTCGAGGTACGCGTTGAGCGTGTTGGCCGATGCCGCGGCGAGCGCGATCCCGAGCAGGGTCGCCGCCGCGAAGCCGAGCGGCGGCCACCCGCCCGCCGCCATCCCGAAGACGGGGATCCCGGTGAAGAGCACCATCGGGAGCAGGCGCGGCTTGGTCAGGTCCGCGAAGGCGCGCACGCGCTCGGCCGCGCTCGCGGCGGCGGGCGGGGGCGATCCGCTCGCGGACTGCGGAATGGACGGAGCCGCCTGCACCACGCCGATCTCGATCCTCACGGGCCGGGTCCTGGGGGCCACGACACTAGCGCCCACCCGGGGCGCGTGCAGGGTCGAAGGGCGCCGGGAGCGGGGTGGGGCCGGCGGAGGGCGGCCGGGTTGAGCACATCCGACCTGGCCCTGGTCCTGGTCTCTGCGCTCCTGCACGCGCTCTGGAGCCTCGCGATCAAGGGCAGCTCGAGTCCGCTCGGCTTCAACGTGCTCCAGCTCGTGCCGACCGCGATCGCCGCCTGCGCGCTGCCCTGGCTCGTGCCGCTCGGCGAGCTGCCGGTTTCGATCTGGGCGCTGGCGGCCGGCACCGGCGTGGCGCACGGCCTCTACTTCTACTGGCTCTCGCGCGCGCTCGCGGCGGGAGAGCTGTCGGTCGTCTACCCGATCGCCCGCTCGGCGCCGGCCTTCCTGCCGCTCGTGGCGGTGCCGCTGCTCGGGGAGCCGGTGAGCGCCCTGGGCGCGCTCGGGATCGCGGTGGTGGTGGCCGGCATGTGGGCCGTGCAGCTCGATGCCGCCGGGAGCGCCGGAGCCGCCGGGGGCGCCGCGCCGCACCTGCGGCGCCTGCTCGTGGCGCCCGGCGCCGGCTGGGCGTGGCTCACGCTGGCGGCGTCGGTCGGCTACTCGCTCACCGACAAGCTGGCGATGGCGCGCCTCGGCGCCCTGCCCTGGGACGGCGCCGTGCCGCCGGCGGTCGCGTGGTACGTGATCCTGTGCAGCTCCGGGATGCTGGTGTTCACGCCGCTCGCGCTGCGCCACGTGCCGCTGCGTGCGCTCGCCGCGCAGGCGCGCCGCGAGGGGCGCACCGCGCTCCTCGCGGCGCTGGTGGGCTTCGCGGGCTACGGCCTGATCCTGCACGCCCTGCGCACGGCCCCGGTCAGCTACGTGGTGGCCGTTCGCCAGGCGAGCGTGCTCTTCGCGGTGGCGCTCGGCGCGCTGCGCCTGCGGGAGCGGCCGACGCGGCTGCGCCTGGCCGGTGCACTCGCGACGGTGGTGGGGGTCGCGCTCGTCGCCGTCTCGTGACGGCGGCGCCCCGACGCGCCGGCGGGCTTCGCTACGGTCGCGCGCCATGGCGCGGCCCCGCACCTGGTGGTTCCGGCTGACGGTGGCCGTCGGCGGTTGGCTCGGCGCCGCGCTGCTGCGCGCGCTCGGCGCCACCTGGCGCGTACGCCAGGTGGCCGACGACGACCCGACCGCGCGCGGCGAGCCCGCGATCGGCGCCCTCTGGCACCGCGCCCTCTTCCCTGCCGCCTGGCGCTTCCGCGACCTCGGTGCCGCGATCCCCGTGAGCCGCAGCCGCGACGGCGACCGCATCGTCGCCGTCCTCGACCGGCTCGGCTACGGCCCCTCGCCGCGCGGCTCGAGCTCGCGGGGCGGGCCGGGCGCGCTCGCCGGCGCGATCCGGGCCGCGCGCGAGGGCCGCGTGATCGGTGTGCTCTGCGACGGCCCGCGCGGCCCGGCGCGACGCTGCAAGCCCGGCGTCCTCGCGATCGCGCGCGCGACCGGCCTGCCGCTCCACCCGGTGGCGATCGCCGCGCGCCCCGCCCTCACCTTTCCGAGCTGGGACCGCACCGTCCTGCCCCTCCCCTTCGCCCGCGTGCTCGTCGCCGGCGGCGCTCCGATCCCGGTCCCGGCCGATGCCGGGAGGGAAGAGCTCGAGAGGCTCCGCCAGGCGCTCGAGCAGGAGCTCGAGCGTCTCCAGCACCTCGCCGAATCGGAGCTCTGAACGGAGACGGCCCCCCTCAGCGCGGCGCGCGCGCGGGAGCTCCGGCCCGAGCGATCACCTCCGCGATCCAGCCGCCGATGTCGGGATGCTCGCGCAGGCCCGCCGCCTCGAGGCGCGCGCAGCCGATCGCCTCCACCTCGCCGACCGTGCCGGCCAGGAGCGCGCGGCGCGCGTCGGCGGCGACCTCGGCCGAGTCGAGCGCGCGCACGATCTCCTTCACGACCGGCACCGAGCGCGGCGTGCCCGACAGCTCGGCGATGCCGAGGCCGACCAGCAGCGGGACGGCGAGCGGGTTGCTCGCCATCTCGCCGCACACCGACACCGGGATCCCGGCGCCGTCGGCTGCCCGCACGCTCTCGTGGATCAGGCGCAGCACCGCCGGGTGGAGCGGCCGGTACAGGTGGGCGATCGCCTCGTTGCCGCGGTCGACGGCCAGCGTGTACTGCGTCAGGTCGTTGGTGCCGATCGAGAAGAAGTCGCACTCGCGGCCCAGCGCGTCGGCGATCAGGGCGGCCGAGGGCACCTCGATCATGACGCCGAGCGGAATGCGCGGATCGTGGGGGACGCCGGCGCGGGCGAGCTCGTCGATCGTGTCGTGCAGGAGGCGGCGCACCTCGCGCAGCTCGTCGAGCGACGAGATCATCGGCAGGAGCAGCTTCACGTTGCCTGCCGCCGAGGCGCGCAGGATCGCCCGGAGCTGCGCCCGCATCACCTCCTGGTGCCGGAGCGAGAGGCGCACCGAGCGGCAGCCGAGCTGCGGGTTCTCCTCCTCGGCCACGCCCAGGTTCGGCATCGCCTTGTCGCCGCCGAGGTCGAGGGTGCGGATCGTGACGGGCCGCGGCGCCAGCGCGCGCGCCACCCGCTCGTAGAGCGCCTCCTGCTCGTCCTCGGGCGGCACGCCGCGGTGCGCGAGCGCGAGCAGC contains the following coding sequences:
- a CDS encoding heme o synthase, with protein sequence MRIEIGVVQAAPSIPQSASGSPPPAAASAAERVRAFADLTKPRLLPMVLFTGIPVFGMAAGGWPPLGFAAATLLGIALAAASANTLNAYLERDRDARMERTRNRPLPAGRLSPRAALAFGLLLGALSTGLLLALAGPAAAAVGVASILFYVFVYTIWLKPRSPWNVVIGGAAGAAAPLIADVAVHGTVTAAGLCLFAIVFFWQPPHVWAIALYRRRDYEAAGIPMLPSVIGEEATRRRMLAYAVGLVPVTLGPWALGFAGPFYLAVALGANAWFVASIVRLLRARDDAAAQRVFRVSLVLLFALFLALNVDLLARL
- a CDS encoding EamA family transporter, yielding MSTSDLALVLVSALLHALWSLAIKGSSSPLGFNVLQLVPTAIAACALPWLVPLGELPVSIWALAAGTGVAHGLYFYWLSRALAAGELSVVYPIARSAPAFLPLVAVPLLGEPVSALGALGIAVVVAGMWAVQLDAAGSAGAAGGAAPHLRRLLVAPGAGWAWLTLAASVGYSLTDKLAMARLGALPWDGAVPPAVAWYVILCSSGMLVFTPLALRHVPLRALAAQARREGRTALLAALVGFAGYGLILHALRTAPVSYVVAVRQASVLFAVALGALRLRERPTRLRLAGALATVVGVALVAVS
- a CDS encoding cytochrome c oxidase subunit II — translated: MIERLLPAASTSATEIDFLFSLIFWLVGFWFVLSEAIFFGLILRFRKREGRKAQYVTGELQSEKRWITVPHLLVLVCDVFIVFFAVRAWHQVKQDLPTAPTQQVVRVEGAQWAWIFTHPGPDGKLDSADDIRKVNELHVEVDRLYHFQLTSRDVLHSFSVPVFRLKQDAIPGRVITGWFQPTKTGEHDVQCAEICGIGHGLMPARIHIETSEQHAAWIAANSTVSVAAVAGR
- a CDS encoding DUF420 domain-containing protein; its protein translation is MDLSFLPAVNASLNAAAALLLLRGRLLIRAHRVAEHRRTMTAAFAVSTLFLALYLLHKWSRGFENTTFHATGPAKTAYLALLFSHVTLASLVPLLAIALIVLAASGRIGWHRRLARWAWPVWMYVSGTGVLIYLLLHHLNPS
- a CDS encoding lysophospholipid acyltransferase family protein, whose protein sequence is MARPRTWWFRLTVAVGGWLGAALLRALGATWRVRQVADDDPTARGEPAIGALWHRALFPAAWRFRDLGAAIPVSRSRDGDRIVAVLDRLGYGPSPRGSSSRGGPGALAGAIRAAREGRVIGVLCDGPRGPARRCKPGVLAIARATGLPLHPVAIAARPALTFPSWDRTVLPLPFARVLVAGGAPIPVPADAGREELERLRQALEQELERLQHLAESEL
- a CDS encoding c-type cytochrome, with amino-acid sequence MGATFSRTLGAALALAALAAAPVQAEGPDGAELFQLCAQCHGADAGGRELFLAPNLTGLPEWYLLGQLRNFHAGLRGMHPDDTPGLRMFAMARSFAGALADAEMQAVVAYIAKLPVAVPEPTFTDGDPAKGAAFYQVCTACHGADGKGNQALNAPPLTAESDWYLLSSLERYKSGVRSSDPRNANAQLMRGMAATLPDEQAMKDVIAYIRSLGAAQASAQPAP
- a CDS encoding MFS transporter, translating into MVDLIGFGIVVPVLPFLVKEQGASATQLGLIAMGYAAAQFVCAPLWGRLSDRIGRRQVLLFTIAGTAVSLAALGFATTVPWILATRVAAGAFAANLGVASAYIADATDESERTRWMGLLGASFGVGFVLGPVIGSLLGPISYALPMFVAAGLAAANWVQALVWLREPPAHAAAEQEDPTGVRPAGARRFAMLRDPRVRRLCAANLVFTLAVTQLETVFQYFMNDRFGWGVRDVGFLLVAMAVLMGAVQGGAMRSLSARFPERTLVAGGSALLALAFFVLPELPTVVWLSAGLAAAAVGRGVAQPALMSLASLAAPAGGRGAVMGSFQSAASLARVIGPLAAGVLYDRAIAAPFLLAGALLLGLVWLGRRLPERVAPPEPVGEPRLA